A DNA window from Rhizobium sp. NXC14 contains the following coding sequences:
- a CDS encoding VOC family protein — protein MSNAMRSEPPTESMKTRPVDTKLEVVVIPVSDVDRAKRFYESLGWRLDADFANDADFRVIQFTPPGSGCAIIFGKNVTAAAPGSAQGLYLIVSDVEAARRDLIARGVEVSEVFHDASGVYAGKDEPYLFGRLRIAGRDPDHRSYRSFASFKDPDGNGWLFQEVTTRLPGRIDADETAFSTSSDLAAALRRAAEAHGEHEKRNGGKHDENWPDWYAEYMVSEQAGRQLPL, from the coding sequence ATGAGCAATGCAATGCGCAGTGAACCCCCAACCGAATCCATGAAAACACGACCGGTCGACACCAAGCTCGAAGTGGTCGTCATTCCCGTTTCCGACGTCGACCGTGCCAAACGTTTTTACGAGAGCCTTGGCTGGAGGCTCGACGCCGATTTCGCCAATGACGCCGATTTCCGCGTGATCCAGTTCACCCCACCGGGCTCCGGTTGCGCGATCATCTTCGGCAAGAATGTCACCGCCGCCGCTCCCGGCTCCGCCCAAGGCCTCTATCTCATCGTCTCCGACGTCGAGGCCGCAAGGCGCGATCTCATCGCCCGCGGCGTCGAGGTGAGCGAGGTCTTCCACGATGCTTCAGGCGTCTACGCCGGCAAGGACGAGCCCTATCTCTTCGGGCGCCTGCGCATCGCCGGCCGCGACCCCGACCACCGCAGCTATCGTTCCTTCGCCTCGTTCAAGGATCCCGATGGCAACGGCTGGCTGTTCCAGGAAGTCACCACACGCCTGCCAGGACGCATCGACGCCGATGAGACGGCCTTCTCGACATCGAGCGACCTCGCGGCCGCCCTCCGCCGCGCCGCCGAGGCCCACGGCGAACACGAGAAGCGCAATGGCGGCAAACACGACGAGAACTGGCCGGACTGGTACGCCGAATACATGGTCAGCGAACAGGCCGGCAGGCAGCTGCCGTTATAG